Genomic DNA from Cydia strobilella chromosome 19, ilCydStro3.1, whole genome shotgun sequence:
ttgtctttatactacttcatttttgtatcacaagtgtgatgaaaacattgtgtgtaactcggggcgtaataatattgcaaactcgagtctataaatcgctccggcaagccgtcgcgggcgtcgcgatttaactatactctcgtttgcaatatttaacttacgccccatgttgcacaatgtactataactATCTACGTTTTGATAGACAGTAAAATGCGAAGGTATGTACTCAGTATGTAGTCTGTGTTACTAATgtaatatgtacaatattaGCAATAAAGATGTTTGAGTTTGAAACTGCATTATATGGTCCTGGTGTATTTTCCAATGCTAATTAATTTTACCTAGTTTTTGGGTCAATTAGGTTATACAAAAATACCTACCCAAGCATGAATCTTGTGCTTTCTATCTGTCATACTGTGATTTACTTTGTAGTGAAGTTCAACTGTTCACTCACTAGAGTGCGCTACTACCCAGGTAGCAGTttcgtcagcgacgtcataatgacgtcaacATGAAGTCATAATTACGTCGCTgaagtcattatgacgtcgctgacgtcataatgacgtataaatgctatcTGGGTAAGTACTATGAcagatccctttgtttgacataattattgaaagtcataatgaaATGAttatcagattatcattagtcataattctgaaacttttaacttttcaggattttcgtaaggatagatataggttaggtttgttttatggcagtCCTGAAAAGTAatgaacaaataaaataatacattataacTAAAAACTTTacgggaaacaatagagacccgtactAGGAATATGAAGTACAAAGGACGTACTAACGTACTAAAAGTAAGTAGGTCgctattaacaaagatagatataactccgtagtataagttattctatgTTAATtagtaaaggttttgtgtaaattagttgaactacccgtgcgaagccggggcgggtcgctagtaaactatatacctatctaGATTAAGATCATAAGTGTAaagatacttacttaaatacatcTAGCATCTGCCAACTGTGGCATTATACCTACTAGTTAGTCAGAGTAACGTAAAAATTGATTTGTGACAGTTATAATTTGACCCATAGGTATAAGTAATTTGAAGCTAAGGCAATCAGTTAAACGGTAGGTTTTTTAgctttatatattttatgtatgggTACATTCATAACTATAAAAAACAATTGTTACGTTGTTCTGACTAACCTATGGGGGCTTAGCCATGTGAAAATTTTACCTTTCAGTAGGCGTTTGTTGATAAACGAATTGTTATCTTGGCTACGGCCCCAGTACTAACACAGCACCCCAATCTTACCTTCCTCGGCGAGTCCTCCTTCGGCCTCTTCTTGTCCGTGACAACAGCGGGGGCAGCCACCGACGACGAGGAGGCGCGCGCCGCCAGCGCCGGCGAGCCCGGCCGGGCTGACGCTAACGTGCAGACGAACAACTGACTATTCGCACTTATTGAAGggttggttgcaccaaaccgtctgtcatcgAAGTaccgtatatattttttgtacggGAAATTTCATCGTTCACTGTTGAACCGTCTATCAATTGTGGTTGGGTGCATCTTGCCCCTAGTGTGAACAGCTGCCATTCATCTGCCACTTACAACCAACTACCTACATCTGAAAGACTAGGGGCCTAGACAGGATAAaaatcgtttgcagaaaacgaaacgaaacgctaagATAAAGGTAAATAATGTTATGGAAATGACGATAGCGTTTCGTTTTAATTATGCAAACTACTTAGTGTCATCTTGACCAGGCCCCCTGTCACTCAGTAGCAAAATTAAACGAACATTATAACGTTTAAAAGTGACAGACTGTTTGGTGTAACCGACCCTAATAAGTGGTACcaaagagaattgattgtaatagagagtCTAAGAAATAAAACGTCCGCCTTATTTTGAAatccaaaacagatggcgctgtattgCATGCCATATGTTTagcggtcactgaattgtcaaacgtcaacttttgaccaccttttgacaatcagagttACCGTAAAATttatggagctgtacagcgccatctcgtttacctgtcaaattcgaagcacgaaattgtcttagattttacgcatcttactcaatcaatgtatctttggtgGTACGAATGCTCAGTAAAAGGTGTTTGTACAGAAGGTACGTGGGGTTTGTGAGGGTTCATACCGAGTGGTAACAATGTGTTATTCTAAATGTGGGCCTTGAAAGTCGTGAAACCCTTGTAAAGTTCAAGCTTCCTCATTTTCAATTTTTCGCTCGCTTTGAAtattggaatctttcgcttactctgGTTTTTAAGGTTTTATAAGTATACAAAACAACAATTTGTTCACTCGTTTTGCGCGCGGAAGTCGTATAATCAGATAGTTACCTACATTATTACAACTCGATATCTTCACTCTATTATTGTGTATGTACACCAATGCCTATCGCCAATTAAATGAAGTAACATAAGAGTAATATAATCGTATAggtataagtaaaataaaattatagtccgTCCGAACCAGTGACGCTTCTATACCGAACATTTCTTTATGACCGAACAAAGTATGAACATACTACTCTTATGTTTCGTTTACGTGTATGTACAGTTAGCGTCAAAAGTCGCTGTGAATTTTATTCGAACTACTTACTTTTGTCGTTAACTATACACCAAATTATCGATGGGGCATAGCAAATGTACAGCGGCAATTTTCCTATGTAATTTTGGATCGTAATATCTTAAAAAAGTTTCATTTGCAAATTTCGTTGGAAACAAGGTACCTAGTTTTTTTAAGATTTCTCTTGTATATTATGTTTTGCAAAAAGACCAGAATAATCTGCaaaagataattttaaacacCGGAGCTTTTGCAATGAGATGGACATTTTTCCAATAGACCTGAAACCGAAACCCGAAACGGATGGTTTCCCTTATCAAATCTATGCTGACCGCATTGCAACAAGGTcattcttaaaaaatatgtctgcggtctaattgccgcgacccatacaaaatgtacgaAAAGAGccgtggcaattagacgcaaccgcagacatattctcagagaatgaccaACTCAGCGCGTGTGAAAAGGGTAAGTCGGAGCAAAGTCTCACGGTTGAACTTGGTGTCGCTGGTGTATAGTTTCCCGAGGAGGCCTAAGGAAGGCCGTGGTGGAGCCAACTGGATGCCCTCCCACCAGAACACCTCCTTGCATTGCAGACGACCGGCGCTATCCTCGGTTGTCTCTGTGGAGAAGATCACGTTTTGAGTTTTGAGCTATCTTGTGGTATACTAGCCTGTAATGTGACTTTACTTTCCGATGTTATTCTTCCGCCCAACGCGTGGCTATACGTACATATCCCTACGTTTTCTTCGTCACATTCTCTGGTCCGATCACATGCCAGaagaaattaagtaggtacacgtTAGCGTATTTGCGGAGAGGCGCCGCGTTGGGTTCCACCAGGGGCTCATTGTGTTTCCTCGGACCTCGTGCACAAAATGTAGTGAAATATCCAGTACTACAGAGTACGGGAGAGAATTGCTTGCCTTCAACATCTTACCTCTGGGTACAAGCCTTGTGAGGCGCTCCGGGAACATTAGTTGCGGCGGCCTCATGGCGATCATCTCTCGGAACTGGCTGTAGATCTCCATCACGGCCGCGTCCGTGGGGAGACGCTCATCTGGTACGTGCTCGCGGAATTGGCAACCCTAGGAAGATACACGGCAGAAGTTATGTAATTGACAACCCTGGGGACAGGGGACATACACGGCGGCGCATTGTAAGCGTTTGTTATCTGGTGCCTGGTACAGAATAGTGTCAAGATTATTATAGTACATTTTGATGCCGGTAATCAGTAGCgaagcgtgaactaatctaccCGTGGGTTAACTCGCATagtctgcgaggcccttttctttcactgtgcccgaaggggctTCGCGCGAGGTCCCCCTTATTGGGGCACGAGGCCGTGGGCGAGAGCCCACGCCCTTAGACTTTGGTGCTTTAGGCATGGTGCTCTAAACAAGAGCTTAATTTACTTATTGCTCTGGCATTGGTTTATATAGACATATGGCCAACTCAGACGAATGAACGCAAGTGTCCAATATGTGTGCAGTACCTACATTCAGCTAGTCTCGACGAGTGGCCGCCATTGTGGATTAGCCTTACTATATTATGACTGAGGTTGAGAAGAACAGAATAGAAAGTAGGTTAGTTATCTTACCGTGTTGCGGGTGAGAGTCTCGAAGCGATAAGCACGTTCGCCACAGCATGGGTAGCGACCAGCAGGCAAAGCTGGGCGATTTTCCACCGAGAACATATGCGGACCTTGCTCGTGATGGGAACACCATTCCATCTGCAAACAAGTCGATTTTATGGATGGGAACGCAAGTCATAGGTCATGTTTCTCAGAAAAAAGTTAACACCGTGAAGTAGAATTTTTCACGCATGGTAACAGCAACATTTAGCGGATAATTCTGTAAGTAAAATTCATATATACCTACCTGGTAGTTGGGGAAGTAGCTGACAGCGCAAGAAGTGGCAGCTGGCAGTCTGCCCATAACCTCCAATAAACACGGCGCCATGTGATGTATTCGACTATTCGTTGAGGCTCCACGATGGATCTCTGGCAAGAAACAGATCTTGTTATACTGCCAAAATACCTGGTAGTTGGGGAAGTGACTGTCACACAGCTGGCAGCGCAGGAAGTGGCAGTCTGCCCACAGCCGCCAGTACACGCGGCGCCAGGACCGCAGCTCGCCGTACAGCCAGGTGATGTATTCGTTGAGGCTCCACGATGGGTCTCTGTCAAAGAAATACGTTTATttcttacatataggtatatatgacCTGCCgatgccgggctagcacatgattggcgcgagagtgtctcgccgcgacatagactacccgtccccctttaattcatacaattAGTAGAAGACatacgggtagtctatctcgcggcgagatactgtcgcgccaatcatgtgctcggcctactgcaaTAGTTCCGGTACTTGAGACAATAATAGACAGGCAATGAACAGCCTACACCGTTGAAGATAAGGACCTTGAAATTAGAAACATATTCCTCAAATGTGGAGCTCTACTTACCACCATCCGCTTTATGCACCCGCTTAACTGTATTGACGCAGCGTCTGATGTCAACAAGTCAAGGATTATTAAGTCTTTTTACACGCTACAGGAGTTTTTTGAAGACAGAATGTTGTTTTATtacttagttttattttgttatttaattgtaaGATTGCTGCGCCCTTGCAGggtttataatattatgtaattgtaCTTAATATGTTCGCAATAAATGCTTTGTCTTTGTCTTAGCTTAGATGATGGTGAGGCGATATCGAGATGAAAGAAAAACTAATGATTTAGGTATCGTGTGTATAGACCACATTAATCTGGTCTGATGATGGATGAAGGTACTCACTTGGTGTGTGAAGAGATGACGTTGCCCCGTCGGTCTACGCGCATGTTGACCGGTTGGCACGGCACCTGCTCGGCGATGTGGCGTCCCAGCAACTTGCAGCATCTGGTGTTCAGAAGATACTCGTACAATACGCACcactttgtttgacataattattgaaagtcataatgtaatgattgtcatattatcattaactAAATTCTGAAACAGTTAACTTTGCAGGATTTCCCTCAGGTTATTCTACAAATAGGTtaggataggttaggtttgttttatggcaatcctgaaaagttacgcgtttctaagaaaaactaaattatgactaacgaaaatgtggacaaacaatacattatgactttaaagtatatgggaaacaatagagaccctcgTACAATAAGGTAACTAAAATACGGAACATATCATTCATCTGGTCCATTAGGGATAGAAAAACTTAGTTATACAGGACGCAGTAATCTCATTGCACCGCttaactgtttttagggttccgtacccaagggtaaaaacgggaccctattactaagactccgctgtccgtctgtctgtctgtcaccaggctgtatctcatgaaccgcgttagctagacagttgaaattttcacagatgatgtatttctgttgccgctataacaacagatactaaaaagtacggaaccctcgatgggcgagtctgactcgcacatagccggtttttttgtaaaggTCTTTCTCCGTAATAAGGGTAGCGTAGAGTGAGGCTACCTATACCTAAAACTTCTTATAATATGGGCAGAGGATCCGATGTTGAGCGTTTTTGAGAGTCTTGAAGTTAGTTCATATCTAACgaatcttttataaatttatgtaGGTTACTTACTTGCTACATTTAAAGAGCGTGGCCAACGTAGCATAATGTCCTCGTAAGGTCTCCGGTACAGGCTCGGCTAGAGACAGGATCATCTTGCAGTAAAGACGAGACTGGATCTTGTCCTTGCGGTCCCGTATGGCTTCTAGTTCTGCGTTCGTGTACATTGCAGCCAATCTGATATAGGTAGAGAAGAGACCAAGACCACATGCATTTATAAAAGTACACGATTTCCAGTTAGCATCAAATCAATAGTAGTAGAATAGAACAACTGCGTACAATAGGTATACTTACATAATGGCCAATAATGGGGTGGTTGTTACCTACCTGGTGAGCAGAGCATCGCTGAGACAGGCTAAGTTGGTGGACGTTTTTACTATTTCGCTCATGTGTGCGTGGCAGTAGATGAGGCAGTCGTGCAACAGTGGCTCCATCTGTTAACACAATAGTTAACAAACCTTATATATTATTGCAAGTAGGTACCTGATCTATTGCATTAAGTGTAATAGGTACCAAAAGTCtttctaaaagtatttttttgtaaaaaaaaatgttgcatcatacatatttttagcaTTCTATATGCTTTGGGCCACTTGCTATGGGTGTAACAAGCGCGTTGCCgacactttttatttatatgattgACTGACCTGTAGAAAAGATGCGGAGACGAGTATAGGCACCACATTGTGAGGGTCCAGGAGGGGCCAGTCCGCCACCAGTATGGAATCCCGCTTCACCCAGCGCATTAACCAATCGAAAATCTGAAAtatgtgaaattatttaaataatcataatcaatcatgatcatatttattttattcataaaacaaatttacatgtcaaaaacttaaaataagaaTCACATTAGaatacagttaaaatattaattgagataaaactttaaaattaaaatctaacaaaaataaatatacaattagggGCCCGtgtatcaaaagcttgtagcttgtaatacaagtggaagtccctttctaacaaaagttgTCAAAAAGAGACATAACAAAACTAGGTATAATTAAAGTAAACGCTTATTCACATGgccaaaaaaattagaaatacagttaaacttaaaaataacatcgataaaaaaaatatcaagatctaaattaaaaatgttacatgtaaaataatacaatcagaattatagttaaaattaacagtaaaaaaacaggattaaaattaaaatttgcacCGAACTCTCGCATGTGGGATGAAGAAAATTATATTGCTACAACCATAcgtaaataaaaagttgtaaTAAAAAGTTGTAAAGTTGGCGAATGTGACAAAGATATCTTAGTCTTAGTATGGGTGTTTTCGTGAGACGTGTTGGGCTGTGTCTTGGCAATTGTAACGCAATATAGGTGggcaattaattttaatttgatttgatttatacatgtgtaattttaatatgattgatTTATAATATGAGTGATTTATATAAACTTGATAATTTTAGGAATAAGGTTTAATGTgcaatttgaattatttataatgtaatttaatcatATGACTGAGTACAATTggtagtttaaattttaaatgatttaaattatagtttgacatgtaaattaatataatgtaatataatgtaatttaataatatgatttattgtagtatgtaagtgctttggtttagaactgtaaacttgcatatttggaaataaaataataataataactttaaaTTACTTATGTAACTTGGAATGTTGGCGTGTAAGAGCAATTCATGATCTTCAATTAATTAACCAGCTTACATTTAAGTTTATGTAAAACACATCCGCGCATGTAATACGTCTGAAGTtataggcgtccataggctacggtgactgcttaccgtCAGGTCCATCAGGCGGGCCGATGCTTGTTTGCCGACGTGGTAGgtataagaaaaaaccggccaagtgcgagtctcactcgcgcacgaagggttccgtgccattacgcaaaaaacggcaaaaaaatcacgtttgttgtatgggagccccatttaaatatttattttattctgtgtttagtatttgttgttatagcggcaacagaaatacatcatctgtaaaaatttcaactgtctagctctatcacggttcatgagatacagactggtgacagacagacagacagacagacagaagggaccctattactaagactccgctgtcttagtaatagggtcccgtttttaccctttgggtacggaacctttaaaACATCAAATGATTTAAACAAACCTGTATATCGCAGTGCACCGATATATCCATATCCTCCAACCTCTGCCCCGCCGTGACGTCAGCAAAGTATCCCATTTTAGACACTAACAGCTTTTGCGGACACCTGAAGTCTTTTTTCAGGCCTTTCACTTCGTCGCATACGTGAATTTCTACGTCTCctctaaaaaagaaaaatagaaaaaatgcaaaaagtaaTTCCGataccgggaatcgaacccgagcCTCCTGGGTGAGAGCCAGGTATCCTAGCCACTAGACCATATCGGATGTTGATGAGAGTGTTGAAATTACGATACAGTTGTTGTGGATTCagtcaataaaattattaatagaaaTTGGAAAAAAGCTAAGAAGTGCAAAAATAAAGATTAgctaatttataaaacaaaaaaatggtaaaattaTCAAGCATTTTACGTAGCTAAATGCACGTACaagaattattttgttttatacttttCTATAAATATCATCATGTTCGTTAATCTTATCCagtaaataattgttatataaaataaaaaaaccaataGAAACAGGGGtcttacaaaataaaaacaaaatcagcAGTAAGATGCATTGATAAAAGCGCCATCTAGTAATAGTTTGTACAAACTTACTCTTGCTTCTGGTTTAACTTTTCTTGTAATGCTATTATCGACGATTTGCGTCTTCCTAATCGGTCTCTTGATTCCTTTTCGCATacaaaatctaaaaatatacGTTATTTGCATCACTcgaagtattttttgttgtacGTATTAAAAGCAAAGAAATAGACTAACTTCCAAAACTTGCCGGCTTTTTCACTTCGGTACTGGTACTTGACAAGGGCTTCTTTATAATCGGTGTGTATGAACTAGTAGTTTTGGTAGGTTTCTTATATCCGACTAGATAAGGTAAAATTGAATCCAAAATGCCTTCATTTATAACCTGAAAAAGATTTTGCATTAAGCGCCATCTGTCGGCAATAATTGGTAcatgaattaattttatattatttattacgtttCTTACATCGTTTAATTTACAGTTCAGATTTGCCTCAGTCCAAACTCCAAGCATCTCTACCTTAGCTTCAGAAATAAAAGACTTTCTTCTCGAACCACCTtctgaaattttattcacatgagTAAATTATACATTGTAAAAAGGGAGttacaataacaataattacaatagtttaaatattacaattaaactTACGCTCAATTTCGCTGCAACTCATTCGTTTCTCAATACTTTTACTTTCTGTTTTCTTCTTTTCCAAAGTTGTGTCGCTCTTGCTAGTGATGGGCTTGGGTTCCGCATAAGCAGTTTGGTACAGCAAGTCTCGTTCTTGCTGTTCGATAACGTGATTAATAACCGTTAATTTCGTTAATTCCTCCCAGTCAATCTTCGCTCCTTCATCTTCATCACCTTCTAAATGCTCGTAAACTTGATACGCTGTCTTCATAAAGTCGAAGAAGTCTTTCACTGTTATAATTTCTACAGGTTGCTCTTTAGTTTTCCTCCTCGTATTTTCATCTGATAGTAAAGGGCTACCCTGCCTTTCTCTTCGGGCCATAAACATTGATGTGGCATCGCCTTCTGGGCTTGGGCTAGCCATCTTTCCTTAATTTTTGAATGAATTCCCTTAAGAGATTTCAGTTTTTGATATTGATCTAACAAGCCACCTAGAAACAGTGATCTTAAAATGAAAAGCGTTGTCTAAAGAAATTTGATGACCTATTCATGTGATTTTGAgataattatgtttataaattttgtagtttAATTGCTAAATGTCTCAACATTTAAATaacgattaataaataaacattttttacaatatttacaaaaacaaccgGAATACCAAGTCCAAGACGGAAATAATTTGACAAATAACGTCTgtctaacctaactcaaaaaaGATCCAGTAATTACgcgactttttttaaatattttctttttttttatatgtatacaaaCTTTTCTTGTTTTTAGTAATCTCCAAAACTGCGCAAAGAAAACGCACCCATGGGGTACGTAACCAAGAGTTATTTTGTCTATGTCCAATTGTCCAAGTGTCATGTCATATCAAAAACATTTTCCTTCTACTATTTTGTTGTTCAACAAAGTTATTTAGAATGTTCCTTGCTGTATATTATTATGGAAAGTCACCAACCCGAACATGACAAAAACGGGTTACCTGACACGTTTTGGAAGACCCCACAGCGCGTACCGGGCAGGCCCCAGCGGGGAGTGGAGGTTATGTCTGGGTCTTCTTACCAACAGTTCCAGGCTTCGGTGAATGATGCCTGGGACCTGGGGGACGACGAGATCATATCAGGGATCGCGGAGACGAAGATATCTAAAGCCATATCGCAAACCGCCGCTTTGAACGTTATAAATTCGCATAGGAATAGTACTAAGAATGTAAAGACAGTGAAGACTGAAGTGGAAAGTGAAAAGGAGAAGAGGGAGGATGCAGTGCCAGTGAGGAGGAGTGAGGGGCGGAGGAGCGGGCCTGGGGGCAGCGCGGGGCCGCTAAGGCACTATCCTGGGCGGCCGCGGGCGGTGCGGCTCTCGGCGCTCACGTCACGAGAGGAGAGCAGTGAATCTAAGCTGGAAAGGTTTCAGCAGCTGCATGATAATGCCGTTATTAACTTGGATGAGCTGAAGCAGATTAGCTGGTCTGGGATTCCAGTAAAGGTAAGTGCGATACATAATATAGATAACTTATTTAAGGCCCAAGCCTTACACCAATGTAAGAACTTTTTTAAACAAAGTTAATTGTGTTGTTGCTGGCTATATATTGAGTTGGTGTTTGGCAACATGATTCAAGTCAAAGTGAATTCCTTCATTCTGAATGGCCTCACTGCATAagtctcaaaaaaaaaacatttatttcagactatacaatccatattttgttagttacaaatatacttaaattactctGTTAGTACCTAACctaagatgttgggaggtccagtgcctaattGTTGGCAGTGCCAATGTTCTATACTAAAACACAGAATATCTTTGTCATTCCAATATGATTGTTTCCGCcagacaaaatatttttgaggGAAAAATATctactttgttttcttacttcTAAGAATCGAGTCACTGTTTGATGAAATTAATTCTGGCCTGATTTGACAAGGTAAAATCTTGCACTATCGGctgttgactccaaaatggtggttaaccacgctttgagattaattctccattcactgcacactaccacattagattactgtataataaagctatcgatattacactaatTAAAGCAGTGGGGGCCAACTGGATATGGGAGGCCCAAGACCGAAGAAAGTGGTAGAatctggaagaggcctatacctCTTAGGAGGGTTCTGGAGTGATCATTAAATATTAGACATattgggtttaaaaaaaaaattgattaagtTTCATTacccagaaataaaaggcttttttatttttattttatttattattacactaaacaatattaattaatgagcaaaacacaaagcaattaatcacgaggctactgtcaaaatggcgttcgaaccggaagtccttatTTATGGTTGATACACTTTCGCTTGTGACTCGTTTTTGACATGATCCCTACAGAATTTTCTTAAACAGGTTTTGCTGTAACTGAGAAATGTgcataaatacttatttccaAATTATGGATGATTTCTATGTATGTGTTTATCCTCTAGCTGCTCAGGGGCCTTATAAAAAGGTCTCCCATTATGAAATGGGACGTTTTCAATCAagtggtaccacattgtcgcttaccataaggacgaaaattgcttgtatatttataagaaaaacctgtcagagcatccttatggcaagcgacaatgtggtaccttttccttgtaaacgacacatattttgaattgcatttgtcttggctAAGATATTATGTTGTTGCATATCTATCTGACTTATTTACTTTCACAAGTTTGTGTGTACTATGAGACTAGCCTGTTTTGTATAAGATTGtgtcataatatttattcaattataACAGTGAAAATAAAAAGAACTACTATCAGCATGTCAGAAGCTGCCAAGCCAGATAACTCCAtactgtattatttaaaaactcaTTTTGGCTAAATTGTTATCAGTATAATTATGCTTAAAAACTGCCTCTCAAGATAATCATCTAACATCATTATGATAAGCCTTCATGAATTggtattttaaatgaaataaaggtTTATTTGGGTAAATCCAGATACTTTAGAATGTTGTAATTATTGGTAACTTTTGTAATTATagtcagaccaagacaagtcgaCAACGATTGTGATAGCacatgcagtgcaagtgttatttatacgtcataatttcatagaagtttgacgtttaaaataacacttgcactgcgtgtgctatcaaaatcgttgcagacttatcttggtctgactctacctAACATTCTGAAGTAAACCAATACACCTTACCATTTGTCTAGTCATCGCtacatagcaaagatagatataactccgtaatagatggatacagtctaaggaaaaaacgtgcctcgaaaatcaagaaaatttgattctggttcagagggcgctactagttttggcctacagtcgtatagatggcgttgacggtttcgattgctatttaacaattttaacgcatatcagtgaaagaacatgggtcaaaatcataaaaataattaatgtaaataaaaaaaaatcatttatctatatttaaatacattctatcgtatttttataaatcttcatttttagttttaaagtgtgtcgacagatggcagcgaatttactggggttacaaaatttactatgacagtaacgctctagtatcagttactctatgctacatagtataaaacaaagtcgcttcccgcTGTCTGggtggatgtctgtccc
This window encodes:
- the LOC134750374 gene encoding SANT and BTB domain regulator of class switch recombination → MASPSPEGDATSMFMARRERQGSPLLSDENTRRKTKEQPVEIITVKDFFDFMKTAYQVYEHLEGDEDEGAKIDWEELTKLTVINHVIEQQERDLLYQTAYAEPKPITSKSDTTLEKKKTESKSIEKRMSCSEIEQGGSRRKSFISEAKVEMLGVWTEANLNCKLNDVINEGILDSILPYLVGYKKPTKTTSSYTPIIKKPLSSTSTEVKKPASFGNFVCEKESRDRLGRRKSSIIALQEKLNQKQEGDVEIHVCDEVKGLKKDFRCPQKLLVSKMGYFADVTAGQRLEDMDISVHCDIQIFDWLMRWVKRDSILVADWPLLDPHNVVPILVSASFLQMEPLLHDCLIYCHAHMSEIVKTSTNLACLSDALLTRLAAMYTNAELEAIRDRKDKIQSRLYCKMILSLAEPVPETLRGHYATLATLFKCSKCCKLLGRHIAEQVPCQPVNMRVDRRGNVISSHTKDPSWSLNEYITWLYGELRSWRRVYWRLWADCHFLRCQLCDSHFPNYQMEWCSHHEQGPHMFSVENRPALPAGRYPCCGERAYRFETLTRNTGCQFREHVPDERLPTDAAVMEIYSQFREMIAMRPPQLMFPERLTRLVPRETTEDSAGRLQCKEVFWWEGIQLAPPRPSLGLLGKLYTSDTKFNPSARPGSPALAARASSSSVAAPAVVTDKKRPKEDSPRKKGTPGSGDSPGCEESSSSSDESEQSSGRSDEDAPRSPRKRQPPPRVSRRTRVIGRQWVTSLSARSNQDGQRRFEERAGRQMRTVLTRRGNTMPGKQKAPPGGVYARLEAEWRERHGARARAATSARVRLPPRYK